From Deinococcus metalli, a single genomic window includes:
- a CDS encoding S-layer homology domain-containing protein yields the protein MKKSLLILTAALSFGMASAQTEAPASAPQVPNLTDVPAGHWAKDAIDKLVSRGIILGYPDGTYRGTQNLTRYEAAVIIARLLDQIRTGETPASSIDADTLAALQNAIQELAADLAALGVRVSDLEDNAVSKDDFTRLENRVEEIASSQGDAEALANLQSQIDELTTRADDYDTLRADVDDNASSIAALNDLTVLLNQDILNLQDRVSAVEAAQADLVQRADFDALSGRVSTVETKVTSLDNRVTQLEKYAFSIKPSLSATYYVARSARNMDFDRLLPGTVFSTGDDGDADTSDAPRDYADMTGSRVAIGNAAANNAPTALNFYGFSTTVQVDADGNPLTPGTVESATPSAVSVNVEGSTSIDFSIDFSNSGNKFSSSKSAVTGAYVPSAGSLNVNAVDISFGIRAGLPDSDYISAADYANYPDVTDTDSGITYRPLFFYFNNATAYFTVGNAPITVTFGQALKFHFADYIGDNDKTGRGDGFNVNIDGSTVPVIGAFKPTLQFVYGSRGGANGDYQYYRGVRATITPVGTLKAGVHVLQEGLDYSGAALGAAGPSDVTAFGADLHGTVAGWQLDSEYAMSRVTDAGVTSPESAFYAKTAGSLGPVKVYTLNYRSISAGYDKVAGISEADPTDTDNGSTAPYAADQTGFGVKVAGTLGPISIGGYWDNQVAFGSSPFDTATDPTAIVDRGAYAKVSLFNLVTLRGGYNEYLAGPTAGLGAPYDGENGVRYNVRVDVTPGLGIGIGAYYRNLTINGTKAQNDGGLFANGKYNSYFPLTGNDFTDQSGCGDQHPGIKSTDVDGVGRALTFTQNSFADSYCYSEFGADLTHNGKDANALVKDLSFRIGYASRYRNATAAYSNSYIFGDVLYGKKLGPVQVDVKGAVGVDRYADQATDNTAANSTAFAVGVKAMTDPLDIIFKPSFEGQFGYYSRAYDYDASSTSTDYTATGLKYLAGVKFNDFLLPNTKLAVYYAGYRGQNRVYQPYAYTTNVVNGGSDLAGRFADSNTGATVQQNLLYVEGNYYDLSVGYGYGTLSLTDNASGAAVQPTASGSVFKINYKVSF from the coding sequence ATGAAGAAAAGCCTGCTCATCCTCACCGCCGCGCTGTCGTTCGGCATGGCTTCCGCCCAAACGGAAGCTCCTGCCAGCGCGCCCCAGGTACCCAACCTGACCGACGTGCCCGCCGGTCACTGGGCCAAGGACGCGATCGACAAGCTGGTCAGCCGCGGCATCATCCTGGGCTACCCCGACGGCACCTACCGCGGCACCCAGAACCTGACGCGCTACGAAGCGGCCGTCATCATCGCCCGCCTGCTGGACCAGATCCGCACCGGTGAAACCCCGGCCAGCAGCATCGACGCCGACACCCTCGCCGCGCTGCAGAACGCCATCCAGGAACTCGCCGCCGACCTCGCCGCCCTGGGCGTGCGCGTCAGCGACCTGGAAGACAACGCCGTCAGCAAGGACGACTTCACCCGCCTGGAGAACCGCGTCGAAGAGATCGCCTCCAGCCAGGGCGACGCCGAGGCGCTGGCCAACCTGCAGTCCCAGATCGACGAGCTGACCACCCGCGCCGACGACTACGACACCCTGCGTGCCGACGTCGACGACAACGCCAGCTCCATCGCTGCCCTGAACGACCTGACCGTCCTGCTGAACCAGGACATCCTGAACCTGCAGGACCGCGTCAGCGCCGTCGAGGCCGCCCAGGCCGACCTGGTGCAGCGCGCCGACTTCGACGCCCTGTCCGGCCGCGTGAGCACCGTGGAAACCAAGGTCACGAGCCTGGACAACCGCGTCACGCAGCTCGAGAAGTACGCCTTCTCGATCAAGCCCAGCCTGAGCGCCACGTACTACGTGGCCCGCAGCGCGCGCAACATGGACTTCGACCGCCTGCTGCCCGGCACCGTGTTCAGCACGGGTGACGACGGCGACGCCGACACCAGCGATGCGCCCCGCGACTACGCCGACATGACCGGCAGCCGCGTCGCCATCGGCAACGCCGCCGCCAACAACGCGCCGACGGCCCTGAACTTCTACGGGTTCAGCACCACGGTCCAGGTGGACGCCGACGGCAACCCGCTCACCCCGGGCACGGTCGAGAGCGCCACGCCGAGCGCTGTGTCCGTGAACGTCGAGGGCAGCACCTCCATCGACTTCAGCATCGACTTCAGCAACAGCGGCAACAAGTTCAGCTCCTCCAAGAGCGCAGTGACCGGCGCGTACGTGCCCAGCGCCGGCTCCCTGAACGTGAACGCCGTCGATATCAGCTTCGGCATCCGCGCCGGCCTGCCGGACTCCGACTACATCAGCGCGGCCGACTACGCCAACTACCCTGATGTGACCGACACCGACAGCGGCATCACCTACCGCCCGCTGTTCTTCTACTTCAACAACGCCACCGCGTACTTCACGGTCGGCAACGCGCCCATCACCGTGACCTTCGGTCAGGCCCTGAAGTTCCACTTCGCGGACTACATCGGTGACAACGACAAGACCGGCCGTGGCGACGGCTTCAACGTCAACATCGACGGCAGCACCGTGCCGGTGATCGGCGCATTCAAGCCCACGCTGCAGTTCGTGTACGGCAGCCGCGGCGGCGCCAACGGCGACTACCAGTACTACCGTGGCGTGCGTGCCACCATCACGCCTGTCGGCACCCTGAAGGCCGGCGTGCACGTGCTCCAGGAAGGCCTCGACTACTCCGGTGCGGCGCTCGGCGCAGCCGGCCCCTCGGACGTCACTGCTTTCGGCGCGGACCTGCACGGTACTGTGGCCGGCTGGCAGCTCGACAGCGAATACGCCATGAGCCGCGTGACCGACGCGGGCGTCACCAGCCCCGAGAGCGCGTTCTACGCCAAGACCGCCGGCAGCCTCGGCCCGGTCAAGGTGTACACCCTGAACTACCGCTCCATCAGCGCCGGCTACGACAAGGTCGCTGGCATCAGCGAAGCCGATCCGACCGATACCGACAATGGCAGCACCGCTCCCTACGCGGCAGATCAGACCGGCTTCGGCGTCAAGGTCGCTGGCACGCTGGGCCCGATCTCGATCGGCGGGTACTGGGACAACCAGGTCGCCTTCGGTAGCAGCCCCTTTGACACCGCCACGGACCCCACGGCCATTGTTGACCGTGGCGCGTACGCCAAGGTCAGCCTGTTCAACCTCGTGACCCTGCGCGGTGGCTACAACGAGTATCTGGCTGGCCCCACCGCTGGCCTGGGCGCTCCGTACGACGGCGAGAACGGCGTGCGTTACAACGTGCGCGTGGACGTGACCCCGGGCCTGGGTATCGGCATCGGCGCGTACTACCGCAACCTGACTATCAACGGCACCAAGGCCCAGAACGACGGTGGCCTGTTCGCGAACGGCAAGTACAACAGCTACTTCCCGCTGACGGGTAACGACTTCACCGACCAGAGCGGCTGTGGCGATCAGCACCCCGGCATCAAGAGCACCGATGTCGACGGTGTGGGCCGCGCGCTGACCTTCACCCAGAACAGCTTTGCGGACTCCTACTGCTACAGCGAGTTCGGTGCGGACCTGACCCACAACGGCAAGGACGCCAACGCCCTGGTCAAGGATCTGTCCTTCCGCATCGGTTACGCCAGCCGCTACCGCAATGCCACGGCCGCCTACTCCAACAGCTACATCTTCGGCGACGTGCTGTACGGCAAGAAGCTGGGGCCGGTGCAGGTGGACGTCAAGGGTGCCGTCGGGGTGGATCGCTACGCCGACCAGGCGACCGACAACACCGCTGCGAACAGCACTGCCTTCGCGGTGGGCGTCAAGGCCATGACCGATCCGCTGGACATCATCTTCAAGCCCAGCTTCGAGGGTCAGTTCGGCTACTACAGCCGCGCCTACGACTACGACGCCAGCAGCACCAGCACGGATTACACCGCGACTGGTCTGAAGTACCTGGCGGGCGTGAAGTTCAATGACTTCCTGCTCCCGAACACCAAGCTGGCCGTGTACTACGCCGGCTACCGCGGCCAGAACCGTGTGTACCAGCCCTACGCCTACACGACCAACGTCGTGAACGGCGGCAGCGACCTGGCCGGCCGCTTCGCGGACAGCAACACCGGCGCCACCGTCCAGCAGAACCTGCTGTACGTGGAAGGCAACTACTACGACCTGTCGGTCGGCTACGGCTACGGCACGCTGTCCCTCACGGACAACGCCAGCGGCGCCGCCGTCCAGCCCACCGCCTCGGGCTCGGTCTTCAAGATCAACTACAAGGTCAGCTTCTAA
- the tgt gene encoding tRNA guanosine(34) transglycosylase Tgt, translating to MFEFQVESRDGRARVAQFHTPRGTVTTPMFMPVGTQGTVKGVSPQELLDISSQMILANTYHLMLRPGEGLVKAHGGLPGFTAYPGPFLTDSGGFQVMSLGHMRKITEEGVVFKSHVDGRMVDLSPERSVEVQEALGADVIMAFDECPPFPAEREYIGSSLERTVRWLERCLTVKSRPEQALFAIVQGGIHLDLRERSLELTLPFHTPGLAIGGLAVGESKEEMYPAVAFTAQRLPDDRPRYLMGVGHPEDLVAGIALGVDMFDCVYPTRTGRFGYALTHDGRLNMNSSAPRSELGPIDPECDCYACRHYSRAYLAHLVRAEEMLGPRMLSLHNLRYLHRLVEEARQAISAGALQSWATTWARRYFKGSIPDWFSQAIETGARPL from the coding sequence ATGTTTGAATTTCAGGTCGAGTCCCGCGACGGTCGGGCCAGGGTCGCGCAGTTTCACACGCCGCGCGGGACCGTCACCACGCCCATGTTCATGCCGGTCGGCACGCAGGGCACTGTCAAGGGTGTGAGCCCGCAGGAACTGCTGGACATCTCCTCGCAGATGATCCTGGCGAACACCTATCACCTGATGCTGCGGCCCGGCGAGGGGCTTGTGAAGGCGCACGGCGGCCTACCGGGCTTTACCGCGTACCCTGGCCCCTTTCTGACGGATTCCGGCGGCTTTCAGGTGATGAGCCTGGGGCACATGCGCAAGATCACGGAGGAGGGCGTGGTGTTCAAGAGCCATGTGGACGGGCGCATGGTGGACCTCTCGCCCGAACGCAGCGTCGAGGTGCAGGAAGCGCTGGGAGCGGACGTGATCATGGCCTTCGACGAGTGTCCTCCCTTCCCGGCCGAGCGGGAGTACATCGGGAGCAGCCTGGAGCGCACCGTCCGCTGGTTGGAGCGCTGCCTGACCGTGAAGTCCCGTCCGGAACAGGCCCTGTTCGCCATCGTGCAGGGCGGCATTCACCTTGACCTGCGCGAGCGCAGCCTGGAGCTGACCCTGCCCTTCCACACGCCGGGCCTCGCCATTGGTGGACTGGCCGTCGGGGAGAGTAAGGAGGAGATGTACCCGGCCGTGGCCTTCACGGCCCAGCGCCTGCCGGACGACCGACCACGGTATCTGATGGGCGTGGGGCACCCGGAGGACCTGGTGGCCGGGATCGCGCTGGGAGTCGACATGTTCGACTGCGTGTACCCGACCCGCACGGGCCGGTTCGGCTATGCCCTGACCCACGACGGCCGGCTGAACATGAACTCCAGCGCGCCGCGCTCCGAGCTGGGACCCATCGATCCGGAGTGCGACTGTTACGCCTGCCGGCACTACAGCCGGGCCTACCTGGCGCACCTGGTACGTGCCGAGGAGATGCTGGGGCCGCGCATGCTGTCCCTGCACAACCTGCGTTATCTGCACCGACTTGTCGAGGAGGCCCGGCAGGCCATCTCAGCTGGAGCGCTGCAGAGTTGGGCGACCACGTGGGCCCGACGGTACTTCAAGGGCTCCATTCCCGATTGGTTCTCGCAGGCCATCGAGACTGGCGCGCGCCCCCTCTGA
- a CDS encoding helix-turn-helix domain-containing protein: MKLHERLRELRSERGLRLKDVAETAGISVPYLSDLERGRTNPSLETLQTLAGAYTITVHDLLEGVEFYGASTEGALPKGLADLVADATLGPQITPDWVRTLSRIELRGKRPRDKQDWYEIYLHLKRILN; this comes from the coding sequence ATGAAACTGCACGAACGACTCCGCGAACTCCGTAGTGAACGCGGGCTGCGGCTCAAAGACGTCGCCGAGACCGCCGGGATCAGCGTCCCGTACCTCAGCGACCTCGAACGTGGCCGCACCAACCCCAGCCTGGAGACCCTCCAGACCCTCGCCGGGGCGTACACCATCACGGTGCACGACCTGCTCGAAGGCGTCGAGTTCTACGGCGCCAGCACCGAGGGCGCGCTGCCCAAGGGGCTGGCCGACCTGGTGGCCGACGCCACCCTGGGGCCGCAGATCACGCCCGACTGGGTCCGCACCCTGTCGCGCATCGAACTGCGCGGCAAGCGTCCCCGCGACAAGCAGGACTGGTACGAGATCTACCTGCACCTCAAGCGCATCCTGAACTGA
- a CDS encoding bifunctional folylpolyglutamate synthase/dihydrofolate synthase, which translates to MTFGDDLSWLFARQRFGVRPGLERVRALLARLGEPQGTFRVVLVGGTNGKGSTAASLAAMLRADGQRVGLFTSPHLTHFTERLMVDGAELPETVVAAALARVRPLAEDVGATFFEIVTALGALLFAEAGVTVAVMEVGLGGRLDSTNALDPDLSVITNVDLDHTEILGSTREAIASEKAGILRAGRPAVTGVDMGLLPVLLERGADVWALGWHIGVQVQALGWEGSDVTVSVPRQTVALRTPLLGEHGARNAALAAAAAIRLGVSPDAIARGAAATVWPGRLEALPWRGGRVLLDGAHNPAGAHALAGALRALGVERLPIVFGAAGDKDVVGVAAALAPLASQVILTRAALSPRAAEPASLAPLFPDCPITVTDSPEQALDALAGLDAPLALVCGSLYLLGEVRPLLLGVAGEDRERWQ; encoded by the coding sequence ATGACTTTCGGCGATGACCTGTCCTGGCTGTTCGCCCGGCAACGCTTCGGCGTGCGGCCGGGCCTGGAGCGTGTGCGGGCGCTGCTCGCGCGGCTGGGCGAGCCTCAGGGCACGTTCCGGGTGGTGTTGGTCGGCGGCACGAACGGTAAGGGCAGCACCGCCGCGAGTCTGGCCGCGATGCTGCGCGCGGACGGTCAGCGGGTGGGCCTGTTCACCAGCCCCCACCTGACCCACTTCACCGAGCGCTTAATGGTGGACGGTGCGGAACTGCCGGAGACCGTGGTGGCGGCAGCGCTGGCCCGGGTGCGTCCGCTGGCAGAGGACGTCGGTGCGACATTCTTTGAGATCGTGACGGCCCTGGGTGCCCTGCTGTTCGCCGAGGCCGGGGTGACGGTGGCCGTGATGGAGGTCGGCCTGGGTGGCCGCCTGGATTCCACGAACGCTCTTGACCCGGACCTCAGTGTGATCACGAATGTGGACCTCGACCACACCGAGATTTTGGGGAGCACGCGCGAGGCCATCGCCAGCGAGAAGGCTGGCATCCTGCGCGCCGGGCGGCCAGCCGTGACGGGCGTGGACATGGGGCTGCTGCCCGTCCTGCTGGAGCGGGGCGCGGACGTGTGGGCGCTGGGCTGGCACATCGGCGTGCAGGTGCAGGCCCTGGGCTGGGAGGGCTCGGACGTGACGGTCAGCGTGCCCCGGCAGACCGTGGCGCTGCGCACGCCGCTGCTGGGCGAGCACGGCGCGCGCAACGCGGCACTGGCCGCGGCCGCTGCCATCCGGCTGGGCGTGAGTCCGGACGCGATTGCCCGCGGCGCGGCGGCCACCGTCTGGCCGGGCCGGCTGGAGGCCCTGCCGTGGCGCGGCGGGCGCGTGCTGCTGGACGGCGCGCACAATCCGGCCGGCGCGCACGCCCTCGCGGGAGCGCTGCGGGCGCTGGGCGTGGAGCGCCTTCCCATCGTGTTCGGCGCGGCGGGCGACAAGGACGTTGTGGGCGTGGCCGCGGCCCTGGCGCCGCTGGCGTCGCAGGTGATCCTGACGCGCGCTGCGCTGAGTCCGCGGGCTGCCGAGCCGGCCAGCCTGGCGCCACTGTTTCCGGACTGTCCCATCACCGTGACGGACTCGCCGGAACAGGCGCTGGACGCGCTGGCGGGCCTGGACGCCCCGCTGGCGCTGGTGTGCGGCAGCCTGTACCTGCTCGGCGAGGTGCGGCCGCTGCTGCTGGGCGTGGCGGGCGAGGACCGGGAACGCTGGCAGTAG
- a CDS encoding manganese-dependent inorganic pyrophosphatase, translated as MLPVFGHLNPDTDAIASALVYARLLTRQGTPARAYRLGDLNFETPFVLREAGIEVPEVLPQLEAGSPVALVDHNESAQSVSNLADLTVTHVVDHHKLGDLTTVAPAYLRFEAVGCTGTLLWKLHREANVSVEPVDARLMLSAILSDTLHFRSPTTTQEDRDAVAFLAPVAGIGDVETYALAMFAAKSDLGDTPAEQLLKMDYKVFPFGDPAQRWGLGVIETTNPAYVFGRQGELLAAMQAAKSQDGLDGVLLSVVDILNETNRTLVPGDVEAAVVQAAFGVDTRDSVADLGERISRKKQIVPTLEKHFAPQH; from the coding sequence ATGCTTCCTGTCTTCGGTCACCTGAATCCCGACACCGACGCCATCGCGTCTGCGCTGGTGTACGCCCGGCTGCTCACCCGCCAGGGCACGCCGGCGCGCGCGTACCGCCTGGGCGACCTGAACTTCGAGACCCCCTTCGTCCTCCGTGAGGCGGGGATCGAGGTGCCCGAGGTCCTTCCCCAGCTGGAGGCGGGCTCGCCGGTGGCCCTCGTGGATCACAACGAGAGCGCCCAGTCGGTGTCCAACTTGGCGGACCTGACGGTCACGCATGTGGTGGACCACCACAAGCTGGGCGACCTGACCACGGTCGCGCCCGCATACCTGCGCTTCGAGGCGGTCGGCTGCACCGGCACGCTGCTGTGGAAGCTGCACCGCGAGGCGAACGTGAGCGTCGAGCCGGTGGACGCGCGGCTGATGCTGAGTGCCATCCTGAGTGACACCCTGCACTTCCGCAGCCCGACGACCACCCAGGAGGACCGTGACGCTGTGGCGTTCCTCGCACCTGTCGCGGGAATCGGTGACGTGGAGACGTATGCCCTGGCGATGTTCGCAGCGAAGAGCGATCTGGGAGACACGCCCGCCGAGCAGCTCCTGAAGATGGACTACAAGGTCTTTCCCTTTGGTGACCCGGCACAGCGCTGGGGTCTAGGCGTGATCGAGACGACCAACCCCGCGTACGTATTTGGACGGCAGGGGGAGCTGCTGGCCGCCATGCAGGCTGCGAAGTCGCAGGACGGCCTGGACGGCGTGCTGCTGAGCGTGGTGGACATTCTGAACGAGACCAACCGCACCCTGGTCCCCGGTGATGTTGAGGCGGCCGTGGTGCAGGCCGCGTTTGGCGTGGACACGCGGGACAGCGTGGCGGATCTGGGCGAGCGCATCAGCCGCAAGAAGCAGATCGTGCCCACCCTGGAGAAGCACTTCGCGCCGCAGCACTGA
- a CDS encoding carboxypeptidase M32: MTTSSMEGLRRRLAQVNDLRAAASLLSWEQETMMPPEAARVRGLQLSTLAGLAHELFTDARTGELLAEARPTGQDEEAIVRVARRDHGKATKLPTAFVEEKTRAQNEAHHAWLEARQHSDFQTFAPHLRTMVDLVRREADLLGFDDHPYDALLDAYEPGMRATQVRAVFSDLRDRTLPLVRRITAAGDAADYSVLTRPFPHEAQKAFAWDIAGRAFGLRSDFARQDESAHPFQSNFSRSDLRITTRVQDYWPTCLFGTWHETGHAMYERGVSERWERTPVSRGASLGVHESQSRMFENLLGRSLPFWERYFPALQQAAPEVTAGLDARTLYLAVNRVQPSAIRVEADEVTYNFHTLLRFELELALLEGTLDVADLPEAWNAKMQDYLGVTPPDDAQGVLQDIHWSAGLIGYFPTYTLGNLLSVQLLEAAQRDPAVAEGVAQAEYGPLLAWLTEHVHQYGRSLTPGELTERATGRPLSADPYVAYLHAKYEDIYGLK; encoded by the coding sequence ATGACCACTTCATCCATGGAAGGCCTGCGCCGCCGCCTGGCACAGGTGAACGACCTCCGTGCGGCCGCCAGCCTGCTCTCCTGGGAACAGGAGACGATGATGCCCCCCGAGGCGGCCCGCGTGCGCGGCCTGCAACTCTCGACCCTGGCGGGCCTCGCGCACGAGCTGTTCACGGACGCGCGCACCGGCGAGTTGCTCGCGGAGGCCCGTCCGACCGGCCAGGACGAGGAGGCCATTGTGCGCGTCGCCCGGCGCGACCACGGCAAGGCCACGAAGCTGCCTACCGCGTTCGTGGAGGAGAAGACCCGCGCGCAGAACGAGGCGCACCACGCATGGCTGGAGGCGCGGCAGCACAGCGACTTCCAGACCTTCGCTCCGCACCTGCGCACGATGGTGGACCTCGTGCGGCGCGAGGCGGACCTGCTGGGCTTCGACGACCATCCGTACGACGCGCTGCTGGACGCTTACGAGCCGGGGATGCGGGCCACGCAGGTGCGAGCCGTGTTCTCGGACCTGCGCGACCGGACGCTGCCCCTGGTGCGGCGCATCACGGCCGCCGGGGACGCCGCCGACTACTCGGTGCTCACGCGGCCCTTCCCGCATGAGGCCCAGAAGGCCTTCGCGTGGGACATCGCCGGGCGGGCGTTCGGCCTGCGGAGCGACTTCGCGCGGCAGGACGAGAGCGCGCACCCGTTCCAGTCGAACTTCAGCCGCAGCGACCTGCGGATCACGACCCGCGTGCAGGACTACTGGCCCACCTGTCTGTTCGGCACGTGGCACGAGACCGGGCACGCCATGTACGAGCGCGGCGTCTCGGAGCGCTGGGAGCGCACGCCCGTGTCGCGCGGCGCGAGCCTGGGCGTGCACGAGAGCCAGTCGCGCATGTTCGAGAACCTGCTGGGCCGCAGCCTGCCCTTCTGGGAGCGCTACTTCCCGGCCCTCCAGCAGGCCGCGCCGGAGGTCACCGCCGGCCTGGACGCGCGTACGCTCTACCTCGCCGTGAACCGCGTGCAGCCCAGCGCCATCCGCGTGGAGGCCGACGAGGTCACGTACAACTTTCACACGCTGCTGCGCTTCGAGCTGGAACTCGCGCTGCTGGAGGGCACCCTGGACGTGGCGGACCTGCCCGAGGCGTGGAACGCCAAGATGCAGGACTACCTGGGCGTGACGCCGCCGGACGACGCGCAGGGCGTGCTGCAGGACATCCACTGGTCTGCCGGCCTGATCGGGTACTTCCCTACCTACACGCTGGGCAACCTGCTGAGCGTGCAGCTGCTGGAGGCCGCGCAGCGTGATCCTGCCGTCGCAGAAGGCGTCGCGCAGGCGGAGTATGGCCCGCTGCTGGCGTGGCTGACCGAGCATGTCCACCAGTACGGCCGCAGCCTCACGCCCGGCGAACTCACCGAGCGCGCCACGGGCCGTCCGCTGAGCGCCGACCCCTATGTCGCCTACCTGCACGCGAAATACGAGGACATCTACGGGCTGAAGTGA
- the tig gene encoding trigger factor translates to MAELMSRDGNKVEFKVSVPAAEVNRAYDQVWAGLSRDVRVPGFRPGKAPRKVIESRVGKGYVEQEVRDRLLQTHYTQAARELKLSLVDATIDPQPLASGQAFEFRVTGETYPEVKLGDWKGAQLTSAAPEITDEVLERTLSDLQERNATFDSVDRPIEASDQVTIEEQGEDGGTYPVYLDVAEPHVREALLGKTKGDTVEITVPAHQHGDHEHPAHTVTVKVVDVKTKQLQDLGDEFAGSLNFESMERLRTDLRAELQRRAAQEGDSARREEFITHLVDGMQVAIPQALLDRRREAMLEEIKDDLGRQGVKWGEYEAFMKEQDKLGDFMADLAKNAESRVRRDLALEQLAEDLKVQVSDAEFNQTMTMLAQSNNLTPQALQKQLGPNGINSYYTSLVREKGLQQALSQLGQGGEYAAPAQAEDAQSDAAQGEEAKTDDTKPEE, encoded by the coding sequence GTGGCAGAGCTGATGAGCAGGGATGGCAACAAAGTGGAATTCAAGGTCTCGGTGCCCGCCGCCGAAGTGAACCGCGCCTACGATCAGGTGTGGGCGGGACTGTCGCGTGACGTGCGCGTCCCCGGCTTCCGCCCGGGCAAGGCGCCCCGCAAGGTCATCGAGAGCCGTGTCGGGAAGGGCTACGTCGAGCAGGAAGTCCGCGACCGTCTGCTCCAGACCCACTACACCCAGGCAGCCCGTGAACTCAAGCTCAGCCTGGTGGACGCCACCATCGATCCGCAGCCGCTCGCGAGCGGTCAGGCCTTCGAGTTCCGGGTGACCGGCGAGACCTACCCCGAAGTGAAGCTCGGCGACTGGAAGGGCGCGCAGCTCACCAGCGCGGCCCCCGAGATCACCGACGAGGTGCTCGAGCGCACCCTCAGCGACCTCCAGGAGCGCAACGCCACCTTTGACAGCGTCGACCGGCCCATCGAGGCGTCCGACCAGGTCACCATCGAGGAGCAGGGCGAGGACGGCGGCACGTACCCCGTGTACCTCGACGTGGCCGAACCGCACGTGCGCGAGGCGCTGCTGGGCAAGACCAAGGGCGACACCGTGGAGATCACCGTGCCGGCCCATCAGCACGGCGACCACGAGCACCCGGCGCACACCGTGACCGTGAAGGTCGTGGACGTCAAGACCAAGCAGCTGCAGGACCTCGGTGACGAGTTCGCCGGCAGCCTGAACTTCGAGTCCATGGAGCGCCTGCGCACCGACCTGCGCGCCGAACTCCAGCGCCGCGCCGCGCAGGAGGGCGACAGCGCCCGCCGCGAGGAGTTCATCACCCACCTCGTGGACGGCATGCAGGTGGCCATCCCGCAGGCCCTGCTCGATCGCCGCCGCGAGGCGATGCTCGAGGAGATCAAGGACGACCTGGGCCGCCAGGGCGTGAAGTGGGGCGAGTACGAGGCCTTCATGAAGGAGCAGGACAAGCTGGGCGACTTCATGGCCGACCTCGCCAAGAACGCCGAGTCCCGCGTGCGGCGCGATCTGGCCCTGGAGCAGCTCGCCGAGGACCTGAAGGTGCAGGTCAGCGACGCCGAATTCAACCAGACCATGACCATGCTGGCCCAGTCGAACAACCTGACGCCGCAGGCCCTGCAAAAGCAGCTCGGGCCCAACGGCATCAACTCGTACTACACCAGCCTGGTGCGCGAGAAGGGGCTTCAGCAGGCGCTGTCGCAGCTCGGCCAGGGCGGCGAGTACGCGGCCCCGGCGCAGGCTGAGGACGCCCAGTCTGACGCCGCTCAGGGCGAAGAAGCCAAGACCGACGACACCAAGCCCGAAGAGTAA
- a CDS encoding RidA family protein: protein MARDIVFTSRAALPPPTYSQAVRAAGLVFVSGTAPTDPATGAFKGTTIQEQTRQCLTNIQTILEAAGSSLDKIVSVTVVLADEDDFAGMNEEWLRWFPSNPPARQGAKLPARVPGLRVSIAAIAEA, encoded by the coding sequence ATGGCCCGCGACATCGTCTTCACCTCCAGAGCTGCGCTGCCACCACCGACCTACAGCCAGGCGGTGAGAGCGGCCGGCCTGGTGTTCGTTTCGGGCACAGCACCCACGGATCCTGCGACAGGTGCGTTCAAGGGCACCACCATCCAGGAACAGACGCGACAGTGTCTGACCAATATCCAGACCATCTTGGAAGCCGCGGGCAGTTCCCTGGACAAGATCGTCAGTGTGACGGTCGTGCTGGCAGACGAAGACGACTTCGCCGGGATGAACGAGGAATGGCTGAGGTGGTTTCCATCGAATCCGCCGGCCCGTCAGGGGGCCAAGCTGCCGGCGCGCGTTCCGGGCCTGAGGGTCTCCATCGCCGCCATCGCTGAAGCCTGA